In bacterium, the following are encoded in one genomic region:
- a CDS encoding STAS domain-containing protein: protein MTADTSIDRPILIIRPTLKIAGGFISVCEIAPDGTEAEMRKLDVTGAPDHEWPGLFELVEKELAAGRRRFIVDLSRVPWMNSRGLGRLIELWRTIGQAGGKASLVCAEGRILTILEISQVDRIVKPVLSVADAVTAVAGAAAAE, encoded by the coding sequence ATGACCGCCGACACGTCGATCGATCGTCCCATCCTCATCATCCGCCCGACCCTGAAGATCGCGGGCGGCTTCATCTCGGTCTGCGAGATCGCCCCCGACGGGACCGAGGCCGAGATGCGCAAGCTCGACGTGACGGGCGCTCCCGACCACGAGTGGCCGGGTCTGTTCGAACTGGTGGAGAAGGAACTGGCCGCCGGACGGCGCCGCTTCATCGTCGATCTCAGCCGGGTGCCCTGGATGAACTCGCGGGGGCTCGGCCGCCTCATCGAGCTGTGGCGCACCATCGGCCAGGCCGGCGGCAAAGCGTCGCTGGTGTGCGCCGAGGGGCGCATCCTGACCATCCTGGAGATCTCCCAGGTCGACCGCATCGTCAAGCCGGTGCTGTCGGTAGCCGACGCCGTGACGGCCGTCGCGGGCGCGGCCGCGGCCGAGTAG
- a CDS encoding DMT family transporter, whose translation MSGHFGEFMALAAAFVFSWTSVFFTEAGRRLGVTVVNLFRLPGAALCLAATHRALTGHWWPADLAPADQLWIGLSGVLGLAIGDSALFRAFTTIGPRRSMTLMALAPVFTVTVAWFALGEQLGLLAMLGIGLIIGGVIVANTGKVGSGAFAVVERRVFRTGIALALVGSAGQGLGSVCAKLGMVGSGPGPGVDPLGATLVRLCWATVAYWLVVLPRQSPARIRTCLQDRRGVGALVVAILMGPYVSVWMSLVAIRNTDAGVAQVLLGMVPIFVVVPAWIVYRDRPTVLSLAGIVAAVAGGALLFLR comes from the coding sequence GTGAGCGGACACTTCGGCGAGTTCATGGCCCTGGCCGCGGCCTTCGTCTTCTCCTGGACGAGCGTCTTCTTCACCGAAGCCGGTCGCCGGCTGGGCGTGACGGTGGTGAATCTCTTCCGCCTGCCCGGTGCCGCCCTCTGCCTGGCCGCGACCCACCGCGCGCTCACCGGCCACTGGTGGCCCGCCGACCTCGCCCCTGCCGACCAGCTGTGGATCGGCCTGAGCGGCGTGCTCGGCCTCGCCATCGGCGACTCGGCGCTCTTCCGGGCCTTCACGACCATCGGCCCGCGCCGCAGCATGACCCTCATGGCGCTGGCCCCCGTCTTCACCGTCACGGTGGCGTGGTTCGCCCTGGGCGAGCAGCTCGGTCTCCTCGCCATGCTGGGCATCGGCCTGATCATCGGCGGGGTCATCGTGGCCAACACCGGCAAGGTGGGCAGCGGCGCCTTCGCCGTGGTCGAGCGACGGGTCTTCCGGACGGGCATCGCCCTGGCGCTGGTGGGATCGGCGGGACAGGGTCTGGGCTCGGTCTGCGCCAAGCTCGGCATGGTCGGTTCGGGCCCGGGACCGGGCGTCGATCCCCTCGGCGCCACCCTCGTGCGCCTGTGCTGGGCCACCGTCGCCTACTGGCTCGTGGTGCTGCCGCGGCAGTCGCCCGCGCGCATCCGGACCTGCCTGCAGGACCGGCGCGGCGTCGGGGCGCTCGTGGTCGCCATCCTCATGGGCCCCTACGTCTCGGTCTGGATGTCCCTGGTGGCCATCCGCAACACCGACGCCGGCGTGGCCCAGGTGCTGCTCGGCATGGTGCCCATCTTCGTGGTGGTGCCGGCGTGGATCGTGTACCGCGACCGGCCGACGGTGCTCAGCCTGGCGGGAATCGTCGCGGCGGTGGCGGGCGGGGCGCTGCTCTTCCTGCGCTGA